The sequence below is a genomic window from Sphingomonas crusticola.
CTCCGTTCCCAAGCGTTCCGGATGGGCCTTTTGTCCACCCCGGAACGAAAAAGCCCCGGAAAGCCATACGACCTTCCGGGGCTTGATCTGGTGGGCGCAGCAGGGATTGAACCTGCGACCCCTGCCGTGTGAAGGCAGTGCTCTACCGCTGAGCTATGCGCCCGTGGGGAGCGCGGTTACCGGGCATGGCATTCCCTGTCCAGCCCAACCCCGCATACTCAGTTGACCGAATCCTTGAGCACCTTGCCCGGCCGAAACTTCGGCTGACTGGTGGCTTTGATGTTCATCGGTTCGCCGGTGCGCGGGTTGCGGCCGGTGGAGGCCTTGCGCCGGCTCACGGAGAAATTGCCGAAGCCCACCATGCGGACCTCCCCGCCCTTCTTGAGCTGCGCGATGATCGTATCGAGCAGCGACTCGATCGCCTTGGCGGCGTCGTTACGTGCGAGCCCGGTTTGCTCGGCGACGGCCGCGATCAGCTCCTGCTTGTTCATGAATCCCCTTTCCCGCCAGCCTGGTCGGATACGCGCGCGAGCGCCCATCTAATGCCAAGCCGGCGGGGGGAGTCAAAGAAAAGCTGATGCTGATTAATGCCGGGCGACGCTCGCGCCCGGATCGGCTGCAACCTGCCCGAGCGGCGGCTCGGTCGCGAGTTCGTCGGCTTCGGTCCACTCGATCGGGACGATGGGCTGGGCGAGCGCGCGCACCAGCACCTCGTCGACATGGCTGACGGGCACGATCTCGAGACCTTCGAGGATGTTGGCCGGAATATCCGCCAGATCCTTTTCGTTTTCTGCCGGGATCAAAACGGTGGTGATGCCACCGCGCAGCGCGGCCAGGAGCTTCTCCTTCAGGCCGCCGATCGGCAGGACGCGGCCCCGCAAGGTGACCTCGCCAGTCATCGCAACGTCGCGGCGCACGGCGATCCCCGTAAGCGTCGAGATCAACGCGGTCACCATACCAATGCCCGCCGACGGCCCGTCCTTTGGCACCGCGCCTTCGGGCAGATGGATATGGACGTCCTTCTTCGCGAAGACGCTGGGCTTGATACCGTATATGGGAGCGCGCGCGCGCAGGAACGACCAGGCTGCCTGGATCGATTCCTGCATCACTTCGCCCAACTTACCGGTCGTCTTGACCTGACCCTTGCCCGGCACGGTGACCGCCTCGATCGTCAGCAATTCTCCGCCGACCTCGGTCCATGCGAGCCCGGTGACCGCGCCGATCTGATCCTCTTCTTCCGATACACCGTAGCGATGCTTGCGCACGCCGGCATAGTCGCCGAGATTCTCGGGCGTGATCGTGACCGCGGTTTCCTTCTTCTCGAGGATCTTGCGCAGCGCCTTGCGCGCGAGCTTG
It includes:
- a CDS encoding HU family DNA-binding protein; the encoded protein is MGARARIRPGWRERGFMNKQELIAAVAEQTGLARNDAAKAIESLLDTIIAQLKKGGEVRMVGFGNFSVSRRKASTGRNPRTGEPMNIKATSQPKFRPGKVLKDSVN